The following proteins come from a genomic window of Pseudomonas hygromyciniae:
- a CDS encoding ABC transporter permease → MAIAVPSNEVTTPSLKQRLARAERLNRWKAQALIAPLVVFLLLVFLVPIVALLYKSVGNPEVVAGLPRTVVAVTAWDGRGLPGEPVYQAVSEDLGEARKNQTLGDLSKRLNMELAGYRSLLTKTARALPFSEVPASYKEALENLDERWGDPAYWQAIRRNTSSLTPYYLLAAVDHRIDDLGEVAPATPDQAIYLDIFARTFWMGLVITVCCLLLAYPLAYLLANLPARQSNLLMILVLLPFWTSVLVRVAAWIVLLQSGGLINGALMSMGIIDKPLELVFNRLGVYISMVHILLPFMILPIYSVMKGISPTYMRAAISLGCHPFASFWRVYFPQTYAGVGAGCLLVFILAIGYYITPALLGSPNDQMVSYFVAFYTNTSINWGMATALGGLLLLATVVLYLIYNWLVGASRLRLS, encoded by the coding sequence ATGGCCATCGCCGTTCCCTCGAACGAGGTCACCACCCCCAGCTTGAAGCAGCGCCTGGCGCGCGCCGAGCGGCTTAACCGCTGGAAGGCCCAGGCGCTGATCGCGCCACTGGTGGTGTTTTTGCTGCTGGTGTTCCTGGTGCCCATCGTTGCGCTGCTCTATAAAAGCGTCGGTAACCCGGAAGTGGTCGCCGGTCTGCCGCGTACCGTGGTGGCGGTGACGGCCTGGGATGGTCGCGGCCTGCCCGGCGAGCCGGTGTACCAGGCTGTCAGCGAGGACTTGGGCGAAGCCCGCAAAAACCAGACCCTGGGCGATTTGTCCAAGCGCCTGAACATGGAACTGGCGGGCTATCGCAGCCTGCTGACCAAAACCGCGCGGGCGCTGCCGTTCAGCGAAGTGCCGGCCTCTTATAAAGAAGCGTTGGAAAACCTCGACGAACGCTGGGGCGACCCCGCGTACTGGCAGGCAATCCGCCGCAATACCAGCAGCCTGACGCCTTATTACCTGCTGGCGGCGGTCGATCATCGGATCGACGACCTGGGCGAAGTCGCCCCGGCCACGCCGGACCAGGCGATCTACCTCGATATATTCGCCCGCACCTTCTGGATGGGCCTGGTGATTACCGTGTGCTGCCTGCTGCTGGCCTATCCGCTGGCGTACCTGCTGGCCAACCTGCCGGCGCGCCAGAGCAACCTGTTGATGATCCTGGTGTTGCTGCCCTTCTGGACCTCGGTGCTGGTGCGGGTCGCTGCGTGGATTGTGTTGCTGCAGTCCGGCGGCTTGATCAACGGTGCGCTGATGAGCATGGGCATCATCGATAAACCCCTGGAACTGGTATTCAACCGGCTCGGGGTCTACATCTCCATGGTGCATATCCTGCTGCCGTTCATGATTCTGCCGATCTACAGCGTGATGAAGGGTATTTCCCCGACCTATATGCGCGCGGCGATTTCCCTGGGCTGTCACCCGTTTGCCAGTTTCTGGCGGGTGTACTTCCCGCAGACCTATGCGGGCGTCGGTGCCGGTTGCCTGTTGGTGTTTATCCTGGCGATTGGTTACTACATCACCCCGGCGCTGCTGGGCAGCCCGAACGACCAGATGGTCAGCTACTTCGTGGCGTTCTACACCAACACCAGCATCAACTGGGGCATGGCCACTGCACTGGGCGGCTTGCTGCTGCTGGCGACCGTGGTGCTGTACCTGATCTACAACTGGCTGGTGGGCGCCAGCCGCCTGCGTCTGAGCTGA
- a CDS encoding ABC transporter substrate-binding protein, giving the protein MLRSLKLTALAIGLAGASQVMAGPDLTVVSFGGANKAAQVKAFYAPWESAGHGKIIAGEYNGEMAKVKAMVDTKSVSWDLVEVESPELSRGCDEDMFEPLDPKLFGNPDDYVKGAIQSCGVGFFVWSTVMAYNADKLKTAPTSWVDFWDTKNFPGKRGLRKGAKYTLEFALMADGVAPKDVYKVLASKDGQDRAFKKLDELKPSIQWWEAGAQPPQYLASGDVVMSSAYNGRIAAVQKESNLKVVWNGGIYDFDAWAIPKGLSKERAEAAKKFIAFSVAPQQQKTYSENIAYGPANTQAVPLLAKDILKDMPTTPENIANQVQIDVSFWADNGEQLEQRFNSWAAKQ; this is encoded by the coding sequence ATGTTGAGATCCCTGAAATTGACCGCCCTGGCCATTGGCCTGGCGGGTGCTTCACAGGTCATGGCAGGTCCCGACCTGACGGTGGTGTCGTTTGGCGGCGCGAACAAGGCGGCCCAGGTCAAGGCCTTCTATGCCCCGTGGGAAAGCGCGGGCCACGGCAAGATCATCGCCGGCGAGTACAACGGCGAGATGGCCAAGGTCAAAGCCATGGTCGACACCAAGAGCGTGTCCTGGGACCTGGTGGAAGTCGAGTCGCCGGAGCTGTCCCGTGGCTGTGACGAAGACATGTTCGAACCGCTGGACCCGAAACTGTTCGGCAACCCCGACGACTATGTGAAAGGCGCGATCCAATCCTGCGGCGTGGGGTTCTTTGTGTGGTCCACGGTGATGGCCTACAACGCCGACAAACTGAAGACTGCGCCCACCAGTTGGGTAGACTTCTGGGACACCAAGAACTTCCCGGGCAAGCGTGGCCTGCGCAAGGGCGCCAAATACACCCTGGAATTCGCCCTGATGGCCGACGGCGTGGCGCCCAAGGATGTCTACAAAGTGCTGGCCAGCAAAGATGGTCAGGACCGCGCCTTCAAGAAACTCGATGAGCTCAAGCCGTCGATCCAGTGGTGGGAAGCCGGCGCACAGCCGCCGCAGTATCTGGCTTCAGGTGATGTGGTCATGAGCTCGGCCTACAACGGCCGGATCGCCGCTGTGCAAAAAGAGAGCAACCTGAAAGTGGTGTGGAACGGCGGTATCTACGATTTCGACGCTTGGGCGATCCCCAAGGGCCTGAGCAAGGAGCGCGCTGAGGCGGCGAAGAAATTCATCGCCTTCTCCGTCGCACCGCAACAGCAGAAAACCTATTCGGAAAACATCGCCTACGGCCCGGCCAATACCCAGGCAGTACCGCTGCTGGCCAAGGACATCCTCAAGGATATGCCGACCACTCCGGAAAACATCGCCAACCAGGTGCAGATCGATGTGAGCTTCTGGGCGGATAACGGCGAGCAGTTGGAGCAGCGCTTCAATTCCTGGGCTGCCAAACAATAA
- a CDS encoding ABC transporter ATP-binding protein produces MSEVDSNDVLVSFRGVQKSYDGENLIVKDLNLDIRKGEFLTLLGPSGSGKTTSLMMLAGFETPTAGEILLAGRSINNVPPHKRDIGMVFQNYALFPHMTVAENLAFPLTVRGLSKTDVSERVKRVLSMVQLDAFAQRYPAQLSGGQQQRVALARALVFEPQLVLMDEPLGALDKQLREHMQMEIKHLHQRLGVTVVYVTHDQGEALTMSDRVAVFHQGEIQQIAPPRTLYEEPKNTFVANFIGENNRLNGRLHSHTGERCVVELARGEKVEALAVNVGQIGGPVTLSVRPERVSLNGSSESCSNRFSGRVAEFIYLGDHVRVRLEVCGKADFFVKQPIAELDPALTVGDVVPIGWQVEHVRALDPLLEAN; encoded by the coding sequence ATGAGCGAGGTGGATTCAAATGATGTGCTGGTCAGCTTTCGTGGTGTGCAGAAGAGCTACGACGGCGAGAACCTGATCGTCAAAGACCTCAACCTGGACATTCGCAAAGGCGAGTTCCTGACCCTGCTAGGCCCGTCCGGGTCGGGCAAGACCACCAGCCTGATGATGCTGGCGGGCTTTGAAACGCCGACCGCCGGGGAAATCCTCCTGGCCGGACGCTCGATCAACAATGTGCCGCCGCACAAGCGCGACATTGGCATGGTGTTCCAGAATTACGCGCTGTTCCCGCACATGACCGTGGCCGAGAACCTGGCGTTCCCCCTGACAGTCCGGGGTTTGAGCAAGACCGACGTCAGTGAGCGGGTCAAGCGCGTGCTGAGCATGGTGCAACTCGACGCCTTCGCCCAGCGCTACCCCGCGCAACTCTCCGGCGGCCAGCAACAACGGGTGGCGCTGGCCCGTGCATTGGTATTCGAGCCGCAGTTGGTGTTGATGGATGAACCCCTCGGCGCCCTCGATAAACAGCTGCGTGAACACATGCAGATGGAGATCAAGCACCTGCACCAGCGCCTCGGCGTGACCGTGGTTTACGTAACCCACGACCAAGGGGAAGCGCTGACCATGTCCGACCGCGTGGCGGTGTTCCACCAAGGCGAGATCCAGCAGATCGCACCGCCGCGCACTTTGTATGAAGAGCCGAAAAACACCTTCGTTGCCAACTTCATCGGTGAGAACAACCGCCTTAACGGCCGCCTGCACAGCCACACCGGTGAGCGTTGCGTAGTCGAGTTGGCGCGGGGCGAGAAGGTCGAGGCGCTGGCGGTGAATGTCGGGCAGATCGGCGGCCCGGTGACCCTGTCGGTGCGCCCGGAACGGGTCAGCCTCAACGGCTCCAGCGAAAGCTGCAGCAACCGCTTCTCGGGCCGGGTGGCCGAATTCATCTACCTGGGCGATCACGTACGTGTGCGCCTGGAAGTCTGCGGCAAGGCTGATTTCTTTGTGAAACAACCGATCGCCGAGCTGGACCCGGCACTGACGGTCGGCGACGTGGTTCCGATTGGCTGGCAAGTCGAGCACGTTCGCGCACTCGACCCACTTCTAGAGGCGAATTGA
- a CDS encoding response regulator, producing MIRVLVAEDHTIVREGIKQLIGLAKDLLVVGEAGNGEQLLEALRHTPCEVVLLDISMPGVNGLEAIARIRALNNPPAILVLSMHDEAQMAARALKVGAAGYATKDSDPALLLTAIRKVAAGGRYIDPDLADRMVFEVGLTDARPLHSLLSEREFSVFERLAQGANVNDIAQQLALSSKTISTHKARLMQKLNITSLAELVKYAMEHKLL from the coding sequence GTGATCCGCGTATTGGTAGCCGAAGACCACACCATCGTCCGTGAAGGCATCAAGCAGTTGATCGGCCTGGCCAAGGATCTGCTGGTGGTGGGCGAGGCGGGGAACGGCGAGCAGCTGTTGGAAGCCTTGCGCCACACACCATGCGAGGTCGTGTTGCTGGATATCTCGATGCCCGGGGTCAACGGCCTGGAAGCGATTGCACGAATCCGTGCGCTGAACAATCCGCCGGCGATCCTGGTGCTGTCGATGCATGATGAGGCACAAATGGCTGCCCGGGCGTTGAAGGTCGGCGCGGCAGGTTATGCAACCAAGGACAGTGATCCGGCGCTGCTGTTGACGGCAATTCGCAAGGTGGCCGCAGGCGGGCGTTATATCGATCCAGACCTGGCGGACCGCATGGTGTTCGAAGTCGGCCTCACCGATGCCCGGCCCTTGCACTCGCTGTTGTCCGAGCGTGAGTTCTCGGTGTTCGAGCGCTTGGCCCAGGGCGCCAATGTCAACGATATTGCCCAGCAACTGGCCCTGAGCAGCAAGACCATCAGTACCCACAAGGCGCGGTTGATGCAGAAGCTCAACATCACCTCCCTGGCAGAACTGGTGAAATACGCCATGGAGCACAAACTCCTGTAG
- a CDS encoding PAS domain-containing sensor histidine kinase — MIFRCLLVIGYLCFPLMASAAPASVVPPAVLNAQQREWLAQHPQLRVGVVLQAPYAQYDRRLQRLSGANVELMQALAKALNIELTWRNFPTQEQLEDALREDAVDLAPGLLQTPAGLRLWLFSDPYMRVPQHIVGIRDGSGAVDLEKLDEHSRVAVRMPSAVADYLRSNYPNLNLQGVPLERQALQLLVSQQARYAVIDEAQLSRLSVEPEFATLAVVGDIGLPQLLRVATRRDWPPLADIVESGLRAIPARDLEQLHARWLQPKYPRLSESPGFWQNLSLLLGLLLLACLAIAVWQRRQKHALEHQLLAAREESAARAAGAEALRLTQFSIDQSTVGILWVNWDSHVRYANVAAEAMLGYAPGALIERPLIEFEPNLSMDRWLNLWKRARASEDGAQSFATQCLRADGSLLPTDVSLSFLRFAGGEYLVVYLNDVTERRRALAALQESEARLQGIAANVPGLVFRLERLPSSAAIDFAYISEGSERLVGYSPSVLSHRDVGIRSVVHPDDRASYHQTQDQAIDSESNWSWQGRILTRQGEQRWAEIKAVTRRMEDGAVVWDGIVWDISDSKRIELELDASRAQLRELSAHLETVREEEKARIAREVHDELGQMLTVLKLETSMCELAYAQLDPGLHERLNSMKRLIAQLFQLVRDVATALRPPILDAGIASAIEWQARRFEARTQIPCLVQVPDSLPALSDAKAIGLFRILQEALTNVMRHAQAHTVELTLVVEGASLRLTISDDGAGFVAAPGRPASFGLVGMRERVLIMGGQLTLDSELGEGTTLSVTVPLDAP; from the coding sequence ATGATTTTTCGCTGTCTGCTGGTTATCGGCTATCTGTGCTTTCCCTTGATGGCGAGTGCCGCGCCTGCGTCCGTGGTACCGCCGGCGGTGCTCAATGCCCAGCAGCGCGAGTGGCTGGCGCAGCACCCGCAACTGCGGGTCGGCGTGGTGTTGCAGGCCCCCTACGCACAATACGACCGGCGCCTGCAGCGGTTGTCCGGGGCCAATGTCGAGCTGATGCAGGCGCTGGCCAAGGCGTTGAATATCGAACTGACCTGGCGCAACTTCCCCACTCAAGAACAGTTGGAAGACGCCTTGCGCGAGGACGCGGTCGACCTCGCGCCTGGCCTGCTGCAAACCCCGGCCGGCCTACGCCTGTGGCTATTTTCTGACCCGTATATGCGCGTTCCCCAGCACATCGTGGGTATCCGTGACGGCAGCGGCGCAGTGGACCTGGAAAAACTCGACGAACACTCACGGGTTGCCGTGCGCATGCCCAGTGCCGTGGCCGATTACCTGCGCAGCAATTACCCCAACCTGAACCTGCAAGGCGTGCCCCTGGAGCGCCAGGCCCTGCAATTGTTGGTCAGCCAGCAGGCGCGCTATGCGGTGATCGATGAGGCGCAGTTGAGTCGGTTGTCGGTCGAGCCCGAATTCGCCACCCTGGCAGTGGTCGGTGATATTGGCCTGCCGCAATTGCTGCGGGTGGCCACGCGGCGTGACTGGCCACCCCTGGCGGACATTGTCGAGAGCGGCCTGCGGGCCATTCCCGCCCGTGATTTGGAGCAATTGCACGCCCGTTGGCTGCAACCCAAATATCCGCGGCTCTCGGAGTCACCGGGGTTCTGGCAAAACCTCAGCCTGCTGCTGGGCCTGCTGTTGCTCGCGTGCCTGGCGATCGCTGTATGGCAGCGTCGGCAAAAACATGCCCTGGAGCACCAGTTGCTGGCCGCCCGTGAGGAAAGCGCGGCCCGTGCCGCCGGCGCAGAAGCGTTGCGCCTGACCCAGTTTTCCATCGACCAAAGCACCGTCGGTATCCTTTGGGTCAACTGGGACAGCCATGTGCGCTATGCCAACGTCGCCGCCGAAGCCATGCTTGGCTACGCCCCCGGCGCGCTGATCGAGCGCCCGTTGATCGAGTTCGAACCCAACCTGAGCATGGACCGCTGGCTGAACCTGTGGAAACGCGCCCGCGCTAGCGAAGATGGCGCCCAGAGCTTCGCCACTCAGTGCCTGCGTGCGGATGGCAGCCTGTTGCCCACGGATGTATCCCTGAGTTTCCTGCGCTTTGCCGGCGGTGAGTACCTGGTGGTGTACCTCAACGACGTCACCGAACGGCGCCGGGCACTGGCTGCGCTGCAGGAAAGTGAAGCGCGCCTGCAAGGCATCGCCGCCAATGTGCCAGGGCTGGTGTTTCGCCTGGAGCGCCTGCCGTCGAGCGCGGCCATCGACTTTGCGTATATCAGCGAAGGCAGCGAACGCCTGGTGGGCTATTCGCCGTCCGTGCTCAGCCATCGCGATGTGGGAATTCGCAGCGTGGTACACCCCGATGACCGCGCCAGTTATCACCAGACCCAGGACCAGGCCATCGACAGCGAGAGCAACTGGTCGTGGCAAGGTCGCATCCTCACTCGCCAGGGCGAGCAGCGCTGGGCCGAGATCAAGGCCGTTACCCGGCGCATGGAGGATGGCGCGGTGGTCTGGGACGGGATCGTCTGGGACATCAGTGATAGCAAACGGATTGAATTGGAGCTGGACGCCTCGCGGGCGCAACTGCGCGAGTTGTCGGCTCACCTGGAGACCGTGCGCGAGGAAGAGAAGGCGCGGATCGCCCGCGAAGTCCACGATGAGTTGGGGCAAATGCTCACGGTACTGAAGCTGGAAACGTCCATGTGCGAGTTGGCCTACGCCCAGTTGGACCCTGGCCTGCACGAGCGCCTGAACAGCATGAAGCGCCTGATCGCCCAACTGTTCCAATTGGTCCGCGATGTGGCCACCGCGCTGCGCCCGCCGATTCTCGACGCCGGAATTGCATCGGCCATTGAGTGGCAGGCGCGGCGCTTTGAGGCGCGCACGCAGATCCCTTGCCTGGTGCAAGTGCCGGATTCCCTTCCGGCGTTGAGCGACGCCAAGGCCATTGGCCTGTTCCGCATCCTGCAAGAGGCGCTGACCAATGTCATGCGCCATGCCCAGGCGCATACTGTGGAACTGACCCTGGTGGTGGAGGGCGCCAGTCTGCGGCTGACCATCAGCGATGATGGCGCAGGCTTTGTCGCCGCACCGGGGCGCCCGGCGTCGTTTGGCCTGGTGGGTATGCGCGAGCGCGTGCTGATCATGGGCGGGCAGTTGACCCTGGACAGTGAACTGGGAGAGGGCACCACCCTGAGCGTGACGGTGCCGTTGGATGCGCCTTAG
- a CDS encoding alpha/beta hydrolase family protein, producing the protein MPLLHRSTLPALCLSLLFTSTFCVQAADTAPATAEKPPERQPLPERSQEEANALERQLPPQEQQQLQAGDESFLALWKPANSAEPQGVVIIVPGAGETADWPQAIGPLRQKLPDAAWSSLSLSLPDQSLDTLPPRVIQAPNAAVDTSSKDASTAAPKPIEQAASAEAEGTDPAVVPGVDEQDKTDATRIFARIDAAVAYAQTQNARSVVLLGHGTGAWWAARYLSEKQPAQVQKFIMVAAQTPVGRQPDLQQLVPALKLATADVFYQDSALASKLALERGQASKRLKNDNYKQVSLKTIPGNSSAAQEQLYRRIRGWLSPQNSAS; encoded by the coding sequence ATGCCCCTGCTTCACCGTTCGACACTGCCAGCATTGTGCCTGTCGCTTCTGTTTACCAGCACCTTTTGCGTACAGGCGGCTGACACCGCGCCGGCTACCGCCGAAAAGCCGCCGGAACGCCAACCTTTGCCCGAGCGCAGCCAAGAAGAAGCCAATGCCCTGGAGCGGCAACTGCCGCCCCAGGAACAGCAACAGTTACAGGCCGGCGACGAGTCGTTCCTGGCCCTGTGGAAGCCGGCCAACAGCGCTGAGCCGCAAGGTGTGGTGATTATCGTCCCCGGCGCCGGGGAAACTGCTGACTGGCCGCAAGCAATCGGGCCTTTGCGCCAGAAATTGCCGGATGCCGCCTGGAGCAGCCTGAGCCTGTCGCTGCCCGACCAGAGCCTGGACACCCTGCCACCGCGGGTCATCCAGGCCCCCAACGCGGCCGTCGACACCAGCAGCAAGGATGCCAGCACCGCCGCGCCCAAGCCGATTGAACAAGCGGCCAGCGCCGAAGCCGAAGGCACCGACCCGGCCGTGGTCCCTGGCGTGGATGAGCAGGACAAGACCGACGCAACACGGATCTTCGCCCGTATCGATGCCGCCGTCGCCTATGCCCAGACCCAGAACGCCCGCAGCGTCGTGCTGTTGGGGCACGGGACCGGAGCCTGGTGGGCTGCCCGCTACCTGAGCGAAAAACAACCGGCCCAGGTGCAGAAATTTATTATGGTCGCCGCGCAGACGCCGGTGGGCCGTCAACCGGACCTGCAACAGTTGGTGCCGGCCTTGAAGTTGGCGACTGCCGATGTCTTCTACCAAGACAGCGCCCTGGCAAGCAAACTGGCGCTGGAGCGCGGCCAGGCGAGCAAGCGGCTGAAGAATGACAACTATAAGCAGGTGTCGTTGAAGACGATTCCCGGCAACAGCTCAGCGGCCCAGGAACAGTTGTACCGGCGGATTCGCGGCTGGTTGAGCCCGCAAAACAGCGCAAGCTGA
- a CDS encoding DnaJ domain-containing protein yields the protein MLWPGTLIGAGAGFAIASIPGAMLGALLGQALDRRLQLRSWAQLRERLGGRPALRNDELLFVLLGRLAKSNGRVVDGHIQQARVEMRSLDMTEPAQRRAIAAFNRGKSGTDRVRSYLRVLKSQPHAAEGVLRACWRMVWADGKASVAERDLIELWGKWLGWTPQQIQALAHDYEPDRKPLATRGGTYQEALRILGVSATTEPAVIKRAYRRLLSRHHPDKIAGSGASPAQVREATERTRELHSAYTIIREQRNFR from the coding sequence ATGCTGTGGCCAGGGACTCTGATCGGAGCCGGGGCTGGGTTTGCCATCGCCAGTATTCCGGGGGCCATGTTGGGCGCGCTATTGGGTCAGGCGCTGGATCGGCGCCTGCAATTGCGCAGTTGGGCGCAACTGCGTGAGCGCCTGGGTGGCCGGCCGGCGCTGCGCAATGACGAGCTGTTGTTTGTGTTATTGGGCCGCCTGGCCAAGAGCAACGGGCGGGTGGTGGACGGGCATATCCAGCAGGCGCGGGTGGAGATGCGTTCGCTGGACATGACCGAGCCGGCCCAGCGCCGGGCGATTGCAGCGTTCAATCGGGGCAAGTCGGGGACCGATCGCGTGCGCAGTTACCTGCGCGTGCTCAAGTCCCAGCCCCATGCGGCGGAAGGTGTGCTGCGTGCTTGCTGGCGCATGGTCTGGGCCGACGGCAAGGCCAGCGTCGCCGAGCGCGACCTGATCGAGCTGTGGGGCAAATGGCTGGGGTGGACGCCACAACAGATCCAGGCCCTGGCCCACGATTACGAACCGGATCGCAAACCCCTGGCCACCCGCGGCGGCACCTACCAGGAAGCGCTACGGATCCTCGGTGTGAGCGCCACGACCGAGCCTGCGGTCATCAAGCGTGCTTATCGAAGGCTGCTCAGCCGCCATCACCCGGACAAGATTGCCGGCAGCGGCGCCAGCCCCGCGCAGGTACGCGAGGCCACGGAACGTACGCGGGAACTGCATAGTGCCTACACGATCATTCGCGAGCAGCGCAATTTCCGCTGA
- the murU gene encoding N-acetylmuramate alpha-1-phosphate uridylyltransferase MurU, producing MKAMILAAGKGERMRPLTLHTPKPLVQAGGKRLIEYHLEALAKAGFTEIVINHAWLGQQIESYLGDGAQYGVRIQYSPEGEPLETGGGIFQALPLLGDEPFLVVNGDIWTDYDFARLKQPLSGLAHLVMVENPPHHPSGGDFFIKDGLLHDAAPDADNLTFSGISLLHPKLFAGCSAGAFKLAPLLRTAMAQGLVSGEHMDGRWIDVGTLERLAQVENLLTVGQ from the coding sequence ATGAAGGCCATGATCCTGGCGGCCGGCAAGGGCGAGCGGATGCGTCCGCTTACCCTGCACACCCCCAAGCCACTGGTCCAGGCCGGCGGCAAACGCCTGATCGAGTATCACCTGGAGGCGCTGGCGAAAGCCGGATTCACCGAGATCGTCATCAACCATGCCTGGCTGGGCCAGCAAATCGAGAGTTACCTGGGAGATGGCGCACAGTACGGCGTGCGCATCCAGTATTCGCCCGAAGGCGAGCCGCTGGAAACCGGTGGCGGGATTTTCCAGGCCTTGCCCCTGCTGGGAGACGAGCCGTTCCTGGTGGTCAATGGCGATATCTGGACCGACTATGACTTTGCCCGCCTCAAGCAGCCCTTGAGCGGCCTCGCGCACTTGGTGATGGTCGAAAATCCGCCCCATCACCCCAGTGGTGGCGATTTCTTTATCAAGGACGGTTTGCTTCATGATGCAGCGCCCGATGCCGATAACCTGACCTTCAGTGGCATTTCGCTGCTGCATCCCAAGCTGTTCGCGGGTTGCAGCGCCGGTGCCTTCAAGCTGGCGCCCTTGTTGCGTACGGCGATGGCTCAAGGCTTGGTCTCGGGGGAACACATGGATGGACGCTGGATTGACGTCGGTACGCTGGAGCGCCTGGCGCAGGTTGAAAATCTGCTGACCGTGGGCCAGTAA
- a CDS encoding aminoglycoside phosphotransferase family protein, which translates to MPDQDLRLQHLKAWLDQQLPELFHAQGWGAVPPATLTAASSDASFRRYFRWEGEGRTFVVMDAPPPQENCKPFVDIARMLAKSGINVPQIYAEDLSQGFLLLNDLGKNTYLDVIDGENADQLFAEAIDALLAFQQLPMDAGLPSYDVPLLRRELELFPEWYVRRHLGIEFDDQQVALWQRVSQLLIDSALAQPKVLVHRDYMPRNLMISAPNPGVLDFQDAVYGPVTYDITCLFKDAFLSWPQARVRQWQRGYWERAGQLGIPVQADVEDFLRASDLMGVQRHLKVIGIFARICHRDGKPRYLADVPRFFAYIDAVLADRPELAELGELLSSLRQPAEAHV; encoded by the coding sequence ATGCCCGACCAAGATCTACGTTTGCAACACCTCAAAGCCTGGCTTGATCAGCAGTTACCCGAGCTTTTCCATGCCCAGGGTTGGGGGGCCGTACCCCCGGCTACATTGACTGCGGCCAGCAGCGACGCGAGTTTCAGACGGTACTTCCGTTGGGAAGGCGAAGGTCGCACATTTGTCGTGATGGATGCCCCACCCCCCCAGGAAAACTGCAAACCTTTCGTCGATATCGCGCGAATGTTGGCGAAATCGGGAATAAATGTTCCACAAATTTATGCCGAAGATCTGTCCCAGGGCTTTCTTTTGCTCAATGACCTGGGCAAAAACACCTACCTGGATGTGATTGACGGTGAAAATGCCGACCAATTGTTTGCCGAGGCCATCGACGCGCTGCTGGCTTTCCAGCAATTGCCGATGGACGCCGGGTTGCCTAGCTATGACGTGCCGTTGTTGCGCCGGGAGTTGGAGTTGTTCCCCGAATGGTACGTGCGCCGGCACCTGGGCATTGAATTCGATGATCAGCAGGTGGCGCTATGGCAGCGGGTCAGCCAATTGCTGATCGATAGCGCCCTGGCCCAGCCCAAGGTCTTGGTGCATCGCGACTATATGCCGCGCAACCTGATGATCAGCGCGCCGAACCCAGGTGTGCTGGACTTCCAGGATGCGGTCTACGGCCCGGTGACCTACGACATTACCTGCCTGTTCAAGGACGCCTTTCTCAGTTGGCCCCAAGCGCGGGTACGCCAATGGCAGCGTGGTTACTGGGAACGTGCTGGCCAGTTGGGCATCCCGGTACAGGCGGATGTTGAAGACTTCCTGCGTGCCAGCGACTTGATGGGGGTGCAGCGTCACCTCAAGGTCATCGGTATCTTCGCGCGTATCTGCCACCGTGATGGCAAGCCGCGCTACCTGGCGGACGTGCCGCGCTTCTTTGCCTATATAGACGCGGTGCTGGCTGATCGCCCGGAACTGGCCGAATTGGGCGAGTTGCTGTCCAGCCTGCGCCAACCGGCCGAGGCCCACGTATGA